Proteins from a single region of Heliomicrobium gestii:
- the nuoL gene encoding NADH-quinone oxidoreductase subunit L, with product MDFALFSLNNAWLIPLLPFLAFVLIAFAFKNMEKTASTTAILFCGVSFLLALGVVAGVLQHPELIEHPFVKEARWFSMPGLSITMGQYIDPISAMMLFVVTLVATMVMIYSTGYMQGDPGYSRFFAYLSLFACSMLGLVIATNLLQMFIFWELVGLCSYLLIGYYYFKDSAREAAKKAFMTTRIGDFGLLLGIMFLQINFGTLEFTELADKLPAFAVAHPGLLTIIGILVFIGPIGKSGQFPLHVWLPDAMEGPSPVSALIHAATMVVAGVYLVARSFTLFQVAPEAQHFVAYIGGFTAFFAASIALTQREMKRILAYSTVSQLGYMMMALGVGSLTASMFHLMTHAFFKALMFLAAGSALHALHGTADIFEMGGLRKKMPWTAAFMVIGTLAIAGIPPFAGFWSKDEILLMTKLHGFTGLYVLASLTAFMTAFYMSRMVFVAFFGKENPHNHPHESPWNMLLPMSVLAVLAVVGGLVGTPWTEHGFGYYVRYGELHHAEVDWSVMGGSVVLAVGGISLAWAIYGAKLIDNEKLAQRAGFLYTLSYRKFFIDEIYQWINKVIVDGTGRVLYWVDIHIVDGFIDGLADSTGWAGRTLRRVQTGQVQHYAMIFFFTVVLVAVIMGLMGNHSAMALIGGGK from the coding sequence ATGGATTTTGCCCTGTTTAGTCTGAATAATGCCTGGCTGATTCCGCTGCTGCCTTTTTTGGCCTTTGTGCTGATCGCGTTTGCCTTCAAAAACATGGAGAAAACTGCATCCACGACGGCCATCCTCTTCTGCGGCGTCTCCTTTTTGCTCGCGCTGGGCGTCGTCGCAGGGGTCTTGCAGCATCCGGAATTGATTGAACATCCCTTCGTCAAAGAGGCTCGCTGGTTTTCCATGCCGGGTCTGAGCATCACCATGGGCCAGTATATCGACCCCATCTCGGCGATGATGCTCTTTGTCGTCACCCTGGTGGCGACAATGGTCATGATCTACTCGACAGGGTACATGCAAGGCGACCCGGGCTATTCACGCTTCTTTGCGTATCTATCCCTCTTCGCCTGTTCCATGCTCGGGCTGGTCATCGCCACCAACCTCCTGCAGATGTTTATCTTCTGGGAGTTGGTCGGCCTCTGTTCGTATCTGCTCATCGGCTACTACTACTTTAAGGACTCGGCGCGGGAAGCGGCCAAAAAGGCCTTCATGACCACCCGGATCGGCGACTTTGGCCTGCTTCTGGGGATCATGTTTCTGCAGATCAACTTTGGCACCCTGGAGTTCACCGAACTGGCCGACAAGCTGCCGGCCTTTGCCGTGGCCCATCCGGGCCTGCTGACGATCATCGGCATCCTCGTCTTCATCGGACCTATCGGCAAATCGGGTCAGTTTCCCCTGCACGTCTGGCTTCCGGACGCCATGGAAGGCCCTTCGCCGGTGTCGGCCTTGATTCACGCCGCGACGATGGTCGTTGCCGGTGTGTACCTGGTGGCCCGTTCGTTCACGCTCTTCCAAGTCGCTCCTGAGGCGCAGCACTTTGTGGCCTATATCGGTGGGTTCACGGCCTTCTTCGCCGCATCGATCGCATTGACACAGCGGGAGATGAAGCGGATCCTGGCCTACTCGACGGTATCCCAGTTGGGCTACATGATGATGGCCCTCGGTGTGGGCAGTCTGACGGCGTCCATGTTCCACCTGATGACCCACGCTTTCTTCAAGGCCCTCATGTTCCTTGCCGCTGGCTCGGCGTTGCATGCCCTGCACGGCACGGCAGACATCTTTGAGATGGGTGGTCTGCGCAAGAAGATGCCCTGGACGGCGGCGTTCATGGTCATCGGCACGCTGGCCATCGCCGGCATCCCGCCCTTCGCCGGCTTCTGGTCGAAGGATGAGATCCTGCTGATGACAAAGCTGCACGGCTTCACCGGCCTCTATGTATTGGCCTCGCTGACGGCGTTCATGACCGCCTTCTACATGTCGCGGATGGTCTTCGTGGCCTTCTTCGGCAAAGAGAACCCCCACAACCATCCTCATGAATCGCCCTGGAACATGCTTCTGCCCATGAGCGTCCTGGCTGTATTGGCCGTTGTGGGCGGGCTTGTCGGAACGCCTTGGACGGAGCACGGTTTCGGTTACTATGTCCGTTACGGTGAATTGCATCATGCCGAAGTCGATTGGTCGGTCATGGGCGGTTCTGTCGTCCTGGCTGTGGGCGGCATCAGCCTCGCCTGGGCCATCTACGGCGCCAAGCTGATCGACAACGAGAAGCTGGCCCAACGGGCCGGTTTCCTCTACACCCTGTCGTACCGCAAGTTCTTCATCGATGAGATCTACCAGTGGATCAACAAGGTGATCGTCGACGGCACGGGCCGGGTGCTCTACTGGGTTGACATTCATATTGTCGACGGTTTCATCGATGGCCTTGCCGACAGCACCGGATGGGCTGGACGGACTTTGCGCCGCGTCCAGACAGGTCAGGTGCAGCATTACGCCATGATCTTCTTCTTCACCGTCGTCCTGGTTGCAGTCATAATGGGCCTGATGGGGAATCACTCCGCCATGGCCTTGATCGGAGGTGGAAAGTAA
- a CDS encoding NADH-quinone oxidoreductase subunit J family protein, giving the protein MVNEWIYAGAFYGFASLTLLSAAGVVFLKDIVHSALLLAASFIGVAGLYVLLNADFLAAVQVLVYGGAVAILIAFGVMLTRRPNMKETNANNRWVVWGAFTAVLTFAVCGWALAFTPFKPVDGTAAQVSAIDGIATQLLGDFVVPFEAAAILLTVALVGAIILAKGAKEA; this is encoded by the coding sequence ATGGTAAATGAATGGATCTATGCGGGCGCTTTTTATGGATTCGCCTCTTTGACTCTCCTGTCGGCCGCCGGAGTGGTCTTCCTCAAGGACATCGTCCACTCAGCCCTGTTGCTGGCTGCGTCCTTTATCGGCGTCGCCGGCCTCTATGTCCTGTTGAATGCCGACTTTTTGGCGGCCGTGCAGGTGCTCGTTTACGGCGGCGCCGTGGCGATCCTGATCGCTTTCGGCGTTATGCTCACGCGGCGACCGAACATGAAAGAAACGAACGCCAACAACCGCTGGGTTGTCTGGGGCGCTTTCACCGCCGTTTTGACCTTTGCTGTCTGCGGCTGGGCGCTTGCCTTCACTCCCTTTAAGCCGGTCGATGGAACAGCGGCGCAGGTTTCGGCCATTGATGGGATCGCCACGCAACTTCTAGGGGACTTTGTGGTGCCCTTTGAAGCGGCAGCCATTCTGTTGACGGTTGCCTTGGTCGGCGCCATCATCCTAGCGAAGGGGGCGAAGGAAGCGTGA
- a CDS encoding NuoI/complex I 23 kDa subunit family protein yields MQGKGLLTGMWVTLKEFFRKKVTEEYPDVMPDLGDRFRGGTLKLKPSKCISCGICMNACPNGSIKLTSVKDENNKRKLTTYVHDAGLCLFCNLCIDACPVKCIEWTGEFAFSGYTREDLIFDCIDLARKRGYDPVEVKEPPADGEKG; encoded by the coding sequence ATGCAGGGTAAAGGTTTGCTCACTGGCATGTGGGTCACCCTAAAGGAATTTTTCCGCAAAAAAGTGACCGAAGAGTACCCCGATGTGATGCCTGACTTGGGCGATCGCTTCCGGGGAGGCACACTGAAGTTGAAGCCAAGCAAGTGCATCTCCTGCGGGATCTGCATGAACGCTTGCCCCAACGGGTCGATCAAACTGACCAGTGTCAAGGATGAAAACAACAAACGCAAGTTGACCACCTATGTCCATGATGCCGGGTTGTGCCTCTTTTGCAACCTCTGCATCGATGCCTGTCCGGTGAAATGCATTGAATGGACAGGCGAGTTCGCCTTTTCAGGTTATACCCGGGAAGACCTGATCTTCGACTGCATCGACCTCGCCCGCAAGCGCGGCTATGATCCTGTCGAGGTCAAGGAACCCCCGGCAGACGGGGAAAAGGGGTGA
- the nuoK gene encoding NADH-quinone oxidoreductase subunit NuoK, translating into MALVAPVGLTHFLLLGTALFCLGLYGVFVKRNAIALLMGIELMLNAVNINLIAFNKFIAPANFTGQVFSIFVIVVAAAEVAVGLALVISIYRDRATTSVDDLDWLKW; encoded by the coding sequence ATGGCTTTAGTGGCTCCTGTAGGACTGACCCATTTTCTGTTGCTCGGTACGGCGCTCTTCTGCCTCGGGCTGTACGGCGTCTTTGTCAAACGCAACGCTATCGCCCTGTTGATGGGTATTGAACTGATGCTGAACGCGGTGAACATCAACCTCATCGCCTTCAACAAGTTTATCGCCCCGGCCAATTTCACTGGACAGGTCTTTTCCATCTTTGTCATCGTCGTGGCGGCGGCTGAGGTGGCCGTCGGGCTCGCCCTTGTGATCAGCATTTACAGGGATCGCGCCACCACCAGCGTGGATGACCTCGATTGGCTCAAATGGTAG